In the genome of Silene latifolia isolate original U9 population unplaced genomic scaffold, ASM4854445v1 scaffold_159, whole genome shotgun sequence, the window TTCGAACATAGCGATTAGAATGAGAGACATACCTCGGGTTATTAGCTATCTACACGATATTTCTAAAGCTATACAAGAATATAACAATAAAGATACGGAAATAATTACAACTAATGCCGTTATTGTCCAAATGCAGTAAAATAGTTGAAAGAATGACAAACATGCAAATAATACTCATATATACTCgtacataataaacattaaatttacCGAGTAAAATGATTTACAATAAATTAGCGGAAATGATTTAATAATAATTGAAATCATGTATTATACTAACCAGAGATACCGGCAGTGCAGTAAACAAGGATGAAGATGATGCCACCGAAAGACCAGGAGATGCCGAGAATGCCAACACCAGCACAATGGTCACCTCCGGCATTAAGGTCAGTTTGATTTTTGTAACCGATAACAGTAAGGATGGTTATATACAAGAAAACGAGGGTGGCAACTGGCAACAAACTCAGCTATGATTGCCCTATAAAATGACCATTTTCTTAGTTCTTCGATGTCGAACAGAGCTGCTGGTGGAGGTTCATGGTAGTCTCTTGTTGAGAATACTGGTCTCTGCTCTCCCACCTCTATGTCTTCCTTTGacattttttctctcttttcaaATGTGTTGTATGAATGTTAGATTCAAAGTTGTATGCTGGGGTTAATTATGTAGATTAGGGTTTCTTAACTATTATTAAAACGGTTTTTCTATTACGTGAAAGGCAGAAAATAAGAAGCTAATTAGAGAAAGATTTGCAATATTATAGTCAATTTCTCATGATGTAATCTTGCAAATCTTCTTCTAATTAGCATATTCACACATTCCTTATGACACACGTTAGAAAAGccgttattgttattattaataaatatataatGTGGATTTTGCCCTGTATGAGACAGATATAGAAGCCATTAATATAATGTTAAATGAGTAAGGTTGTATGCATAACCGAATTATATAATAAGCCTTTTATATCATAGACTAGTAAATCGAAGAgatttattaatataattattcaTTATATACATTGTTGAGTAAGTACATTTTAAAAGGTGGTGGATGTTTAATTAATCACTAGCCGTCCCAAGGATACAGTCTGATTTTTGGCTATCTTAGCTTCCAATAGGCCATTTCATTCCTCCAACTAATCCGTTGCATAAGTTTTGATGGAAGAAAAAGTAAAGGGTAAAATAGGTAAAACAGAATACTTCGTATAAAGAATGTTACTATCGGTTTGAAATGTCTCAGAAAAATAACGGGTTTGTGGCAGAAAGACACGAAAGAAAAAACTCAGTATAAAGAATTTTATTTAGAGACGTGTTATTCAGAAAGATATTTGCAGAAATGATGCATTTTTATGACAGAAAGACATTAGCAGCGAATGATACTTTGAAGTAAATTTTCACTGCAACCTACAAAATCGGAAAGCAAACACATAAATTACAGGGAATCTGCAATACAATGGTAGAAGGATGTTTGCACAAAATCCTAGTCTCTCGGAAAGCAAACACACAAACATGAAACAACTGAGATGCAATCCTATGGCCTAAAGACGAAATCCAACTCCCTTACGACCAATTTCAAGAAAACATAATGGTCTTCCAACCATTATACACAAACATTCGAAAGGATGATataggttggtcctaccttagaggatcaacctagttttctttcctaatcaaaaaaaaaaaaaaaaaaaaaaaaccattataCACAAAAACTCCATATGAGAACATAACATACTCATTTTACCATCTATACATACTCATACAAGAATAACTAACCCTAACAGACTTGAAAAGCTTGCACTCATCCAGCATTTTTTCCTTTCAGCGCTCATCAAGCTCAGAGTCGAAAAAACATACAGTAGTATCAAAAGTCCAAGAAAACATTGAACAAAACTGAAGTCAATCAGCGATACTAACACACAGCCTAGTAATGCTACTATAGGCGTCATATACCAAAACTAAAGAAAGCCACAGACAAATCAATTCCAAAATCTCACCAGAATCATTCCCTTTTGCTGATCACAAACCCGAGCCTTTACAAATGTTTACTCAGAATGACTAATTTGAAACACGTAATTTATGAAAACCAACACAGCAAGAAACATCGAGGCATACTGATACCAATAAGGGGTAAATTAATTAACAATCATGAATATGAGGCTCAACATTAAACTAACACAAATGCTGTGACTATAAGCATCAATGAACCGATATATCATTCAAATCTTCTAAAAGTATGAATCCAAACCGAAACAAGTACAGAACAGAAAAGTCTGATTTCTCAAGCAGAAGAGCGAAAAAAAACAAACTACTTATTATCAGGAATCTCAACATCACCATCGTGAATCTCCTCCTGCAAATCCTAAGGATCTTTACCATCAACACTACAGACAACAGAAACACAAGTCCTTAAAATCTCGTTAACAGTACCTTTCAACTCCTTAGCCATAGATCTCCCTCTCATAATCTTAGCAATCTCAATAACATCATCAAGTGATATATTCCTAGTATgcataatattattaatctacAATCTCAGAAAGCAATCAGCCGATCACATAAATAACAACTGCAGAGTAATATGCAATACTAAGGCCGAAAGATGTTTGCAGAAAATGATACTACGTACTGTAGTAAATTTTCACGACAAACCTACAATCTCGGAAAGCAAACACAAAAATGACAACAGAGATGCTATACTATGGCTTAAAGACGAAATTCAACGCCCTTGGCAACCAACATGGCAACACCAACACACAAACAAATGACTTGTTAAAAGGCTATGGGAGATAATTACACGCAGTAGCGGAAAACAACAATTTCGCTCAGACAGCAAAATAGATCTGACATTATAGTTCACGTAGTATCACACAACATGCATTACATGGTTCAGCTTATGAAGTCGAACAACACAATTTCAAGGAAACGTAACTCAAATGAGACGATTGTATGCCTACACAGACTCATACTTAAATGAATTACTGCCTAAATAGTACAAGTAAACTACCTTATACAAGAATAACTAAACCTAACATATTTGAAATCTTACACTCATCCAACATTTTTTCTTTCAGCTCCACAAGCTCACAAATAATAAAGCTCGAAAAAACACAGCAACAAAATTCCACAAAAACATTGATCAAAACTGAATTCAATCAGCAATACGAACACATTTCCTACTAATGCAAACTATAGTTGTCATATAGCAAAACAAAAGAAAACCACAGGCATATCAATTCCAAATCTGACCAGAATCAGAATCATTCCGTCTTGCTGATCACAAGCCTATACAAATGTTTTCTCAGAATCACTAATTTGAAACATGTAATTTCTAAAAACTAACACACCAATGAAACTCAAGGCATACTGACATCAATAACAGTCATCGAAATCAAAAAGTTCAGTCGCATTCAATTGTTTACCTTCGATTAAAATACCGTTCACAAAGAATttaaaaattaaacaaatgattgagacggagggagaaCACAATCTAAAATCAACAGAGTGAATTCATTAACAATCCAGAAATACGAGGCTCGAcattaaactaaatgcaactcgaAAAAAACGAAAACTAACGCAAATGCTTCCTATAAGGATCAATGAAGCCATATATAATTCAAAATCTTCTAAAATGTATGATCAAAAACCCGAAACAAATCCAAAAAGCTTACAGAACAGAAATGTCGAAATtctcaaacaaaacaaactaattATCATCAGGAATCTCAACATCACCATCTTGAATCTCCTCCTGCAAATCCTTGGGATCTTTACCATCAACAGTACAACCAACAGAAACACAAGTCCCTAAAATCTCCTTAACAGTACCTTTCAATTCTTTCGCCATAGATCTTCCTCTCATAACCTTAGCAATCTCAATAACATCATCAAGTGAAATATTACCAGTATGTTTAATATTCTTAGTTTTCTTCCGGTCACGTTCCGGTTCCTTAAGAGCCTTAATGACAAGAGCAGCAGCAGAAGGGACAACAGTGACCTTTGCTTGCCGGTTTTGAACGGTGAGTTTGACGGTGACACGTAAACCCTTCCAGTCTTTGGCGGTTTCTTTGGCGATGTCTTCTCCGATCTTCTTTGGGGAAAGACCGAGTGGTCCGATTTTGGGTGCGAGAGATGAGGCTGCTCCGACTTCGCCGCCGGTAACCCGGACGTATACGTCGACTACCTGAGATGGGTCGAATTTCGGCGGCATTGTTGAGGGAGGAGAAGAATGGAGGCGGGTTAGGGTTTTGTGGAGAATTGTGCTTTGCTTGGATTATTTATTTGCTGTTGATTAGCTCTAAATTGGGCTTTGGACTTTGTTTTAGGTTTTCATTCCCATGATTTTGGGCTTTTTGTGTTTTTAGCCTTCATTATAAATTCTCAATCGTTATTCGGCATCGACAAATTACTAAAAAAAAGATTGATAATAATTAATGAACTTTTCAAATTGTTCCTTTATTACGACAATTTAATTGACAAATCGAAACTAACGACTAATATCGAATAAGAAACAATTGAAGAATTTTAGATTTGATCCATGAATCGATAAAAGTTAAAACTAATCGACGTAAaatgaatcatttttttttttctgaaatgtAAACAACGAATTATTAAGTGAAACAACGTTACACTAATCGAGGTCAAATGAattgattttattaaaaaaaatatcaaaacaGCGAATTAAGAATCGTGACGATGTAACCAATCAACGTCAAACGAAATCGAATTTTTTAAAAAGGAAAAGGCCCGAATGTGGATCATGCAGGACCAAACCAAAGGTCAAACGTGTATGGTCCACATCCAGGCTTTTCCTGCACCGTCGCgttttcgtaaaatggtcataTTTTTCTCGTTTCTTATTTGTTTAGGGTGcgtgacctaccgttagaaccgtaagaggataatcTTATCACCACCAATTGGAATTACTTTTTTGTCATGTCTAGACCTCAAGTGTTTTAACAAATACAACATTTGAATGAATTTAATAGAATATAAGCTAAATAATgaaaactagtgtagatcccgcgcaaatgcgcggtaaatatagaccttttaatttttagtgtattagttatagattttaaatttatatctcgcgaatttttataaaaaataactaatattaaaattaattaaaagaattgaataattccataaattgtgttttttatgaaaatattttaactacatcaattttttttttaaaaatcttttttttgaaaaatcaattATTTTAAGTAGTGGGCCCAATATATGATGGTATAATTAGAAAAGTTAAAGATTGGAAGAAGTATCACGGTAGAATATTTGCAAAATCAATTAGTTTAAGTAGTGGGCCCAACTTAGAACGTGATATTTGGTTTTTTCAGTCCAGAAGGCAGGCCCAATCATAGTGGAAAGCACTTGGGCGGGAAACTactaagagaattttattctcttagtagtatggGGGATAAGGCAATCCTAAAAATCAAAAAGATTAGCTAGTAATCAAATCAGAAAAGGAACTAGTACAAAAGTCTACAAAACCATTATCTTTAATTTACCTACTTCCCATTAACTCAAGTATGAGCACAAACCACATCTTAAAAATCACATTGTCAACCATTTATTTTGAGGGACCAACTATGCATGAATTTTTCCCATTTTTCTGTCAAGGATCATAATTCCCAACTTCAAAACAACTGCATAATTAATTGCAGACTTATAGTTCTGTCTCTTGTGAATTTTCAAAGTACTTGCTGCAGTAAGCAACTAAGCACTGATATTTTACTGTTCTTTCTAGAGCCAAGCATAAATTCTGATTTACTGTGCAGTAATCATGACAATAATCTCTTTCCGGAAAGAGCATATAGTAAACAACGAAAAATTCCCGTCTCCCCCGGGAGGACCGTACTCCTTACACCTAAGCCTTGATAATATTCCACTTGGACGGTCCTCCCGGAGGACTCCAGAACTTTTCAGTAAACAACTTTTGATACTTATTATATTGATGACAGCAACTAAACCAATCCAGGCTAATATAGTAATATACCACTAGTTTCGAATGTCGATATAGCTGTATGTAAACATGGATGTTATGCCAACTGAAATACAAGATAAACTAAAGAGAAAAAATTAACAAAGATAAAGGCGGTAATCATACAAAATGGGATCGATAACCAACCATCAAACCCGGTACCAAAATCGAACCCATTGATGTAATACTCCTAAAAGAGCTACATTCATCCTTACAAGGATTTTTCTAGTTTTATCTGTTCCAGCTTCTTCTCTATTGCATCAATTACCTGAGGTCCTTTATCAGAATCTGTCTCCTTACCGGATTCACGGGGCTCCGCAGACGATGGTGGATCTTCCTTTTGAGCTAGTGGGTCATTACTAACCGGTGGCCCAATCCGAACAGGGGGAGCCCTAGTCTCAGCAGGGCAGATAGCGGGTATAGCTGATATTTGGGATTCCTTCCCAATTGAGTTCTGAACAATGTCTATTTTATCTGAAGCTTTCTTCTGAACAGTCACAGAGCTGTTTTCTTTTGAAACTGGTCGCGCAGAGAACACAGGTACACTCTGTCTAATAGATACAGGTGGAGCGATTCGCACAGGTGGAGCTGCCCTCATCACAGGAGGGGCAGAGAAACAAGGCACTGCATTCCTAATTGTTACAGGAGGGGCCATATTATGGCATGGTGGTCGCGGATGCCGGATTGGTATATATGGTGGGGCCCCAACTCCAGGGAATCTCAGAGGCCGAGTTCCCCGAGACTCGATAACCTGAGGCTCGGATGATGAGAGTATATTCTCCGGAATTAAGAATGATGAGGGGCGGACTCGAGTTGGTGTCTTTTTTGGGCAGATAAGAGGAAGAATCTTAGATGTAGTCACAGCAGGACGTTGTGGGCTTGCCGGTCTTGGGTTTTGCACTGGAAACGTCTGGGGAAATGGTAGTGGAGTTGACGATGCGCCTGTCATCCTTTCCCTTAATCGATAGTTTAGTAAGGCCCGCGCTACACTAACCTGTTCTAGTTCGTCAGAGTTCTCATGTTCAGAGGGAAAGCCTGTTGTTTGCTGTGCCACTATTCAGAcagaaaagaaaacaaaacaaaaaatcaaACATTACTATCAAAGGAGTTTGCCTTCCACGCGAAAGAAACTAGAAACAGACTCGATTGGCTAAACACATCAAAATTTTGTTTCGAGGTAGTAAGCTCGTACTTTCAGAAGCCTATTTACTATAATATGACAAAGGTTTGAGTCCAATGCTGGATATCTGTCACTTAAGAGAAGTGCACAACTACTACGGTGATGTTAATGACATGCTAAAATGGTAAAATTGCCAGATCAATTATTACATTGCTTGACAACTTTTACAGAGAATTTTTGGAAAGTAGGTTGCATGTTTGTACTTAATTGATAATTAAACACGGAGAAAAAAAGGTAGTCATGTACATATTAACAGAATTTATTTTTTTGACTGCTATAAATAATACATAGCCCAAAAACACTAAATGACACAAATGTATGATAAAAACAGGATCTAGATGGATCTTGCAGCTTGCAGCTTGCTTAACGGAAAATGATTCCATAAAATAAACAACGAGTATTACGAAAATATTGAAATAAtttggaaagaaaaaaaaaattgaccaaCTTAGTTACTCACTTACAATTATATTGGAGAACTAATGCAACTTTAATTCTATTGCCGTaagaaaaattataaataaacTCGAGGATGACTCTCCTATGTTTCTTTCTTGTTTACTGGTGGAGAGGTAACTAGGCATACACAGATTATGCAACTAACAACGTACATAAAGTTTTATCGCATACAAGACAGTTAGGAACTTACATTGTTTTAGAGACTGCCAGGCTGCCAATGCCGCATTCTTCTCtgcttgttttttatttttggcatgtTCACCTGTGAACGTGATTCCTGCCAGCTCTACTTTACCAGTAAAAACAGGATGGTGTCCTAACCCTGACCGGTAAGTGACGTAATGCGGTAATGGGGCTCCAACTCTTTGTGATATCTCTTGTAGCAGGTTTTTGTAGACCCCTGTTTCATCCTAAACAAACACAAACTAATCAATACACAAACCCGACATTCAGAAATACAGACAAGACATATAAAGAGAATACAGACTAGATCAAAGAGAGGCATAATCGTTAACTTACTAGATTTCAGGAAATGCAACATACACTCTTACGACTCTAATCCATACTTGTCAAGTTATTATGGGTTTTAGGAGGAACTCCGATTATGTGAGTGTCACACATTGACAAAATGAGGAGGAAATTCACTTTTTCGTATAAGCAAAGGAGCTACTATCACCAATTGGTTATAGGATAGCCTCCCCCATACACGTTTTCATGGTTTTACAAAACTTAACCGACATAGAAAGAATTGACAAAGTGAGAGCTCCTAACATCTGCCAAAACCAAGTAAGCGACATATATTGCACCTTTCCTAGTTACGAGGCTGTTTTGATATGAACATCCGCA includes:
- the LOC141637977 gene encoding large ribosomal subunit protein uL11-like — protein: MPPKFDPSQVVDVYVRVTGGEVGAASSLAPKIGPLGLSPKKIGEDIAKETAKDWKGLRVTVKLTVQNRQAKVTVVPSAAALVIKALKEPERDRKKTKNIKHTGNISLDDVIEIAKVMRGRSMAKELKGTVKEILGTCVSVGCTVDGKDPKDLQEEIQDGDVEIPDDN
- the LOC141637973 gene encoding double-stranded RNA-binding protein 2-like, which gives rise to MYKNQLQELAQRSCFNLPSYTCIREGPDHAPRFKAIVNFNGENFESPNYCTTLRQAEHSAAEVALSSLSSRGPSHSLAARILDETGVYKNLLQEISQRVGAPLPHYVTYRSGLGHHPVFTGKVELAGITFTGEHAKNKKQAEKNAALAAWQSLKQLAQQTTGFPSEHENSDELEQVSVARALLNYRLRERMTGASSTPLPFPQTFPVQNPRPASPQRPAVTTSKILPLICPKKTPTRVRPSSFLIPENILSSSEPQVIESRGTRPLRFPGVGAPPYIPIRHPRPPCHNMAPPVTIRNAVPCFSAPPVMRAAPPVRIAPPVSIRQSVPVFSARPVSKENSSVTVQKKASDKIDIVQNSIGKESQISAIPAICPAETRAPPVRIGPPVSNDPLAQKEDPPSSAEPRESGKETDSDKGPQVIDAIEKKLEQIKLEKSL